CGGTGTCGCCCTTGTCGCCCGAGCGGGCGTGGGCCAGGTGCAGCAAGCGGATGCGTGCCATCGTTCTCGGAAGATGTGGTTCGGAAGATGAAGCTCGGCAGATCGCAAGAGGTTCGTACGCAAGCCCGCAGCGCCCTCGGCCGATGCGCGGCCCTCGATCCGCGAGTCCTCCGTGGAAGCGCAGCCGCCGATCCCGGTCCGACGCGGATGCGAAACCCGCGACCGCGCCGATGCCGCGGAAGCAGCCCGCGCAGGCGGGCTTCGTGCCGTTGTTTCCCCCGGGTTCACCCGCCAGGCGTTCGGCCGACGACATTCATTCCATGCAGGGCGACGTCGACGGAATACAAGAAAGCACTCCCCCACGCGGGCTGCAAGCCGTGCGCCCACGCCGGGTCTCATCCACAGTCCTCCGCGCATCTACCGATCCCGCGCCCCGTCCTTCGGCGCGGGCCAGGCTCAGTCGCCGCCGATCATCGACATCAGCGCGCCGCCGCCTACCGAGACGAGCACGAACACGAACGCCAGGCCGATGATGCCGTAGCCCAGCGTGAGGAACACGCTAGCCACGATGGCGGCGAGGACGAAGACGGGAGTCCACGGGGAGACGCGAACGGTATGCATGGGGACCCTCCGGGAGAAGGAGAGAGGTGCTGCGGGTCCGGACCCGCGCCGCAAGAAGCACACCCCTCCCCGTATCTCCCGAATGCCCGCAAACGTCTGTGGTCCGCGGTTTTCCGCGCTGTCGCGCCGCCGCTACGAGTGGTAGTTGGGCGCCTCGCGCGTGATGGTCACGTCGTGCGGGTGCGACTCGCGCAGGCCCGCGCCGGTGATGCGCATGAACTGCGGCTCGCGGCGCAGCGCCTCGACGTTCGCGCAGCCCACGTAGCCCATGCCGGAGCGCAGGCCGCCCACCAGCTGGTAAATGGTGTCCGCCGCCAGGCCCTTGAACGCCACGCGCCCCTCGATGCCCTCCGGCACGAACTTGCGCGCGTCGCTGCCCTCCTGGAAGTAGCGGTCGGCCGAGCCCTCCTGCATGGCGGCCAGGCTGCCCATCCCCCGCACGATCTTGAAGCGCCGCCCCTCCAGCAGGAACGACTCGCCCGGGCTCTCCTCCGTGCCCGCCAGCATCGACCCCATCATCACCGAGTGCGCGCCCGCCGCCAGGGCCTTCACCACGTCGCCGCTGTACTTGATGCCGCCGTCGGCGATCACCGGCACCTGCCCCGCTGCGCCTTCCACCGCGTCCATCACGGCCGTGAGCTGCGGCACGCCGATGCCCGCCACCACGCGCGTGGTGCAGATGGAGCCGGGGCCCACGCCCACCTTCACCGCGTCCACCCCGCGCTCCACCAGCGCCGCCGCGCCCTCGCGGGTCGCCACGTTGCCGGCGATGAGCTGCACGTCCGGGAAGCGCTCGCGCACCCGCGCCACGGCGTCGAGCACGCCGGCCGAGTGTCCGTGCGCCGTGTCCACCACCAGCACGTCCACACCCGCGCCGATCAGCGCCGCCGCCCGCTCCAGGTCGCGCGCCGACGCGCCGATGGCCGCGCCCACGCGCAGGCGGCCGTGCTCGTCCTTGCACGCGTTGGGGAACTGCCGCCGCTTGCGGATGTCCTTCACCGTCAGCAGGCCGCGCAGCATGCCGGCCGCGTCCACCACCGGCAGCTTCTCGATTCGGTGGCGGTGCAGCACCGCCTCGGCGTCCTCCAGCGAGGTGCCGACCGGGGCGGTGACCAGGCCCTCGCGCGTCATCACCTCGCTCACCGGCCGGTCCGCGTCGGACTCGAACTGCAGGTCGCGGTTGGTGAGGATGCCCAGCAGCACGCCCGTTTCGCTGACGACCGGGAAGCCGCTCACCGAGAAGCGCTCCATCAGCCGCATGGCCTCGCGCAGCGTCGCGTCCGGACGGATGGTGACGGGGTCCAGGATGATGCCGCTCTCGGAGCGCTTCACCCGGTCCACCTCCTCGGCCTGGCGCTCGGGAGGCATGTTCTTGTGGATGATGCCGATGCCGCCCTCGCGGGCCATGGTGATGGCCATGCGCGACTCGGTCACGGTGTCCATGGCCGCGGCCACGAAGGGGATCGCCAGCTCGATGCCGCGGGTGAGCAGGCTGCGCACGTCGGTGTCGCCGGGGTGCACCTCGCTGCGGCGGGGCACGAGCAGCACGTCGTCGAACGTAAGGCCCTCGCCCGCGAAGCGCGGGGCCGGGGTGTCGTCACGGGTCATCGGGCCTCCGGAAAATGACGCGCCCGCCGGCCCTCTTCTCCTTGCGGAGAGCGGAGGACGGCGGGCGCCGTTGCGTCAAAAGCGTCGTGCCATGGGTTCCATGGGGAAAGATAAGGGCCCGGCGCGACGGGTGTCAACGCCGGGCCCATGCCCGCTTTACGCGCTACGGCCGGCGGTCAGCCGAAGCGCTTGCCCAGGACCCGGCGGATCGGCTCGGGCAGGAACGACGAGGCCTTGTCGAGCCCGGCAAGCGCCCGCTCCAGGCTGCTCATCTCCCCCTGCCAGTGGTCCAGCAGCACCTCCATCCCGGCGTTGTTCACCAGGCGGCTCAGCGCCAGCATGATGACGTACACGTCGTCGATCTCGCCGATGAGCGGGATGGTGTCGGGCAGGAAGTCGAACGGCAGCGCCACGTAGGCCAGCGCGGCCACCACGATGCCCTTGTCGGCGCGCGAGACGCGCGGGTCGCGGGCCAGGCCCCACAGCAGGCGCCCGAAGTTGGGGATGTCGCGCACCAGCGCCATCACCGAGTCGCGGCCGCTCTCGGCCGCGGGCTCGGCGCGCGGCCCCCGCCGCAGCCGCGGCGCCTGGATGCGGCGCCCGCTGGGGAGGATCTCCTCGTCGTCGCGGTCGTCGTCTTCCTCGTCGCGGAGGCGGAACCCTCGCTGCCTGTGCTCAGCCATGTGTCATCACGGTTGTGGTGGACCTGCGCTGCTGCCCGGGAGCTGCTTCGTGTCGCCCTCCGCGGGCGGGCGGCTGCCGCCCGTGACCGTGTCGGTCGCGGTGGTGACGCCGTTCTCCACGGTGCGGATGATCGTCTTGCCCGCCTCGCTGATGCCGCTGAAGAAACGGTCGGCGGTGCCCAGCACGCCCAGCGTGCCGCGGATGGTGCCCATCGCCAGGCCCTGGCCGCGCATCTTGTCCTCGAGCAGCTCGCCGAACTTCTGCACGGTGCCGGGCTGGCGCAGGCTGTCGCGGGCGTACTTGGAGGCGAGGAACTCGACGTAGTCGAGCGCCTGGTACAGCTGCGCCTCCGGGAGCGCTTCGATGTGCCGCAACAGGCGGCTGCGGAGGACGTCGTGCATGGGAAACCCTTCCGTCGCGGTGGGGGCGCGGGGGCAGGGCGCGAAAAGCGTGCCCGCCCCGGCGCGGATCGGTGCTGCCCGTTGTACGCCGCCGCCCTCGCGGGGGTTTCGCCCCGCCGCCAATCTACCGCGCCCCGCATCCCCCGGAAACCGCACGGTTGTTCGGGAGATGCACATCCACCGAACTCGTCGCCCCATCTCAAAACGACGGCCTCACGCGGAGGCGCGGAGTCGCGGAGAACAACCCTCGTTCTCATGCTGTTCTCCGCGTCCTCCGCGTCTCCGCGTGAGCCATCGTCGGTTCGGACGGGGTGATGGCGGTTCCATCGAGGCGAAGAGGTGTACGGAGGATGTGGGGAAAACGCCGATTGACGCGGAGTCCTCGCGGCGTCAGGTTTGGGTCTTCGCTCGGAGTTCGCGGCTTCGCACCTTTCGGGACGTTCATCCCATGCCCATGTACCCACTGCGCCCGGTCGACGTCTCGGCGGGCGCCACTGCGCTGTACGACCGCTGGCTGGACGAGATCCGCGAGGCGCTGGAGCGCGGCGACGACCGGTGGGAGCTGTGCCGCCGCACGCTCACGGGAATCTTCCACCCCGGCCTGGCCGACGCGGATCCCGCGACCCTGCCGCTCTCCGCGCAGGTCGCGCTCGCGCAGATGGACGCGCGCAACGTGACGCTGGAGCCGGAATACTACTTCGAGGTGGACCTGGAGCGCTTCTACGCGGTGAAGCCGCTGCTGTGGATGTGGCAGATGTTCGACCGCTCGCCGCTGGGAGGCGACGTGCACCTGGGCGTGCGGTTCCGGCGCACGCTGGCGCCGTTCATCTTCAAGCGG
This genomic window from Longimicrobiaceae bacterium contains:
- a CDS encoding YkvA family protein; this translates as MAEHRQRGFRLRDEEDDDRDDEEILPSGRRIQAPRLRRGPRAEPAAESGRDSVMALVRDIPNFGRLLWGLARDPRVSRADKGIVVAALAYVALPFDFLPDTIPLIGEIDDVYVIMLALSRLVNNAGMEVLLDHWQGEMSSLERALAGLDKASSFLPEPIRRVLGKRFG
- the guaB gene encoding IMP dehydrogenase encodes the protein MTRDDTPAPRFAGEGLTFDDVLLVPRRSEVHPGDTDVRSLLTRGIELAIPFVAAAMDTVTESRMAITMAREGGIGIIHKNMPPERQAEEVDRVKRSESGIILDPVTIRPDATLREAMRLMERFSVSGFPVVSETGVLLGILTNRDLQFESDADRPVSEVMTREGLVTAPVGTSLEDAEAVLHRHRIEKLPVVDAAGMLRGLLTVKDIRKRRQFPNACKDEHGRLRVGAAIGASARDLERAAALIGAGVDVLVVDTAHGHSAGVLDAVARVRERFPDVQLIAGNVATREGAAALVERGVDAVKVGVGPGSICTTRVVAGIGVPQLTAVMDAVEGAAGQVPVIADGGIKYSGDVVKALAAGAHSVMMGSMLAGTEESPGESFLLEGRRFKIVRGMGSLAAMQEGSADRYFQEGSDARKFVPEGIEGRVAFKGLAADTIYQLVGGLRSGMGYVGCANVEALRREPQFMRITGAGLRESHPHDVTITREAPNYHS
- a CDS encoding DUF2281 domain-containing protein, which produces MHDVLRSRLLRHIEALPEAQLYQALDYVEFLASKYARDSLRQPGTVQKFGELLEDKMRGQGLAMGTIRGTLGVLGTADRFFSGISEAGKTIIRTVENGVTTATDTVTGGSRPPAEGDTKQLPGSSAGPPQP